In Mycolicibacterium nivoides, the DNA window GCCCGGTCGATGAAGTTCTGCGGATAGGGGAACGCCGGCGCATAGGCCAACACGGTGCCCAGATTCGGGCCGACATCCGCCAGCGCTTTGACCGTCGGCTCGAGGTTGCGCAGGTTGGTGAGTAGATCGTCCCGCGTGGCATGGACAAGGTTGGTTGCGGTATCGCTGAACCGGCCGAACTTCTCCAACGCCGTGGTGATGCGGGGGCGTTCCTTGACCAGGATGTCCAGTGCCGGCGGGATCCGTTGCAGCGCGGTGGTGATCACCTCCTGCTGTCCGGACAGCGTGCCGGCCAGCCGGTTCAGTGCGGTGATCGAGGCGTTGATGTCGTCGCGCTGGTTGGCGAACATCCCGACGATGTTGTCGAGCTGGGTGAGGAGATCGCGGATCTTGTCTTCCCGACCGCCCAGCGCTGCGTTGAATTCGGTGACCAGGTCGCCGATCTTGCCCAGTCCGCCGCCGTTGACGAGCACGGACAGCGACGACAGGGTCTGTTCGGTCGACGGATATGTCGAAGTCTGATTGAGCTCGAGCGTGGCTCCCGGTGCCAGCCGCCCGGACGGCGGTTGCCCCAGCGGAGGATCGAGTGCGATGTGCATAGAGCCCAGCAGGCTGGTCTGCCCGACGGTGGCCACCGCGTTGGCCGGAACGACGACGTCCGGCTTGACCGAGACCTCTACGTCCGCATGCCAGCCTTTGACCACCATCCGCGAGACACTGCCCACGATGACGTCACTGATCATTACCGGCGAATTCGCTTCCAAAGTACCGATATTGGCGAGTTCGACGTGATAGGTCGTAGCGTCAGCCCCACGCCCGACGGTGCCCGGCAGAGGCAGCGAATTCAACCCGTGGAACGCGCAGCCGGTCAGCGTGGCCACCGAACAGGCGACTACCGCAGTCAGCCGCGTCAGCGACAGCCGAGTGAT includes these proteins:
- a CDS encoding MCE family protein, with the protein product MTRLTAVVACSVATLTGCAFHGLNSLPLPGTVGRGADATTYHVELANIGTLEANSPVMISDVIVGSVSRMVVKGWHADVEVSVKPDVVVPANAVATVGQTSLLGSMHIALDPPLGQPPSGRLAPGATLELNQTSTYPSTEQTLSSLSVLVNGGGLGKIGDLVTEFNAALGGREDKIRDLLTQLDNIVGMFANQRDDINASITALNRLAGTLSGQQEVITTALQRIPPALDILVKERPRITTALEKFGRFSDTATNLVHATRDDLLTNLRNLEPTVKALADVGPNLGTVLAYAPAFPYPQNFIDRAIRGDYLNQFITFDFTVPRLKRGLFLGTRWGQEGLPLTPAPGDPWFSNYTKDPLNMPLTPTPPAVATMPPLVDPAPADPASVPAPEPQPESTAVLAPSDPAEPNGGGN